In Comamonas sp. lk, the following proteins share a genomic window:
- the glcE gene encoding glycolate oxidase subunit GlcE translates to MDSATRQINALQAITERIRAAAADQTPLRIRGGGSKDFYAHALQGELLDMRSLSGIVSYEPSELVVTVRAGTALVELEAELAGQGQCLAFEPPHFGPGSTVGGMVAAGLSGPSRASVGAVRDFVLGLEMINGRGELLRFGGQVMKNVAGYDVSRLMAGSWGTLGVITEVSLKVLPVAPAEATLRFDECSQQQALQWLNQWGGQPLPLNASNWLHEAGQAGGSLYLRLRGAQAAVQAACLKLGGERLDTDAVAADWSASRDLSLPWFGARAGDHCLWRLSVPATTAPLQLPAGCVGPLVDWLGAQRWVQAPRSAAAALQQLAQSVGGFASLFRAESADQISGVADFDVFAQGSAAGRTAAQIHARLKQAFDPAGIFNVGRLSANW, encoded by the coding sequence ATGGATTCAGCCACCCGCCAAATCAACGCCCTTCAAGCCATCACCGAGCGCATACGCGCCGCTGCTGCCGACCAAACACCGTTGCGCATACGCGGCGGCGGTAGCAAGGACTTTTATGCCCATGCCCTGCAAGGCGAGCTGCTGGACATGCGAAGCCTGAGCGGCATCGTCAGCTACGAGCCCAGCGAGCTGGTCGTGACCGTGCGTGCCGGCACTGCGCTGGTCGAACTGGAAGCCGAGCTGGCTGGCCAAGGCCAGTGTCTGGCCTTCGAGCCGCCGCACTTCGGCCCCGGCAGCACCGTAGGCGGCATGGTGGCGGCCGGCCTTTCCGGCCCGTCGCGCGCCAGCGTAGGAGCGGTACGTGATTTCGTTCTGGGCCTGGAGATGATCAACGGGCGGGGCGAACTGCTGCGCTTTGGCGGCCAGGTAATGAAGAACGTGGCGGGCTATGACGTCTCGCGTCTGATGGCCGGCAGCTGGGGCACGCTGGGCGTGATCACCGAGGTCAGCCTCAAGGTCTTGCCCGTGGCCCCGGCTGAGGCCACGCTGCGCTTTGACGAGTGCAGCCAGCAGCAGGCACTGCAGTGGCTCAATCAATGGGGCGGCCAGCCGCTGCCGCTCAATGCCAGCAACTGGCTGCATGAGGCTGGCCAAGCGGGTGGCTCGCTGTATCTGCGCCTGCGCGGGGCCCAGGCTGCGGTGCAGGCTGCCTGCCTCAAGCTGGGCGGCGAGCGCCTGGACACCGATGCCGTAGCCGCCGACTGGTCAGCCAGCCGTGATCTGAGCCTGCCCTGGTTCGGTGCAAGGGCCGGCGATCACTGTCTGTGGCGCCTGTCCGTGCCTGCCACTACAGCACCGCTGCAACTGCCCGCAGGCTGCGTGGGCCCGCTGGTGGACTGGCTGGGCGCACAGCGCTGGGTGCAGGCGCCGCGCAGCGCTGCGGCGGCATTGCAGCAACTGGCCCAGTCTGTGGGTGGTTTTGCTTCTCTTTTCAGAGCTGAAAGCGCAGATCAAATAAGCGGTGTGGCCGACTTTGATGTGTTTGCGCAAGGCAGCGCGGCGGGGCGCACGGCGGCGCAGATTCATGCGCGGCTCAAGCAGGCTTTTGATCCGGCAGGTATTTTCAATGTGGGCCGTTTGTCGGCGAACTGGTAA